The Oryza glaberrima chromosome 5, OglaRS2, whole genome shotgun sequence DNA segment CCGCGATCTCTGCCGCCGTTCGCACCATCGGCGGCAACGACCTCCACCGCCAtccgcgccgtcgccagccgcgaccgctgccgccgtccgcgTCGTCGCCTACCTTTCCCCGCAGCGGCTCCCTCTCTTCCTGATCTGCCCGCCCAGtgccgccgtcatcgccctCCTAGTgcggcgagggagagagggagggagcggcaGCGGGGCGGCTCGACGCcttcgccacctcctccgcAGTGTCGCCGCAGCCGACCCGCTGGCATGAGCAGAggattggagagagagaggaagaagaaagaggaggagaatgacaggtggggtccattGGTTAATAGAGAGTGGAACGGGAGAGTCTGTTGGAATAGAAGACAAATTTGACTCTCTAAACTTTTATTAGGCTGGCCAAATAGGCATTTGGAGAGCCAAAAATGGCCACTCTGTTGGGGATGCTCTAAGCTACTGCATCTATTGATTTCCTGTTGACTGACATATTTTTGTTAATAAAAAGAAAGATGTTCCTAAGACTGCTTTCTAGATTCCAGATACATTTCCATAAGATAAACCCAGCGCTCATGCCCACCTCACTTGCATCCCTTCCTGACGTTCGCGACCTCATCTCTATCTCCAACGAAAATCGAAGGCGGATTCACTCTACCGCTGGATTTGTTCAGCGGCCTCAAAGCTAGGGCCGATGAGCTCATTGACGCCTAGATCCATTACGAGGGAGGGGGCGGTTGTCGGAGTGTGAACCTTGATAATGGGGATCTGGTAGGACCCCCTTCTGTGAGTTCGGTTGAGGAGCTAGTCACGTGTAAGGAGGTGACTTGAGCCCCTCAAGAGCGcaagaaacaaacaaacgaACACGATCGAAGTATACAGATTTGGGCTATCCGAaggtgtaataccctacttCTCTTATGGTGGTGATTTCTTGCGCTTGAAGGATTTTACAGGTTTATCGACTACTCGGAGTAGTTCTGCTTCCTTTCTTTTTGGGGTTTACTAAGAGAGCTTGACATAATGTGTTGAAGTCTCTCCTTAGTCACCACCATCCAATCCGCTCTCCTTTGGTCTCGGTTTTCCCCTTATACCTTATATGGGGGAAACCACATGACTAAAGTTCGAGGAAATATCTTTTTTCATATCAAGATCAAGTATGATAAGTCTTCTCAGTAACTCCTCTTCTTACCTACTCCGTTGACCTGGGGGGTACACCTGGCAGGGCCTACTATTCGCGAGATATATGTGCTAGAGCTCAGCATGCTACCGTGTCGAATCCACCAAAGCCTCAAGGCAACTTTGAGTAGGGTCCACTCTGAGTGGGGCATCACGGAACTTGCCACACACCCTACTTAATCCACGCAACGACACGATGAATAGGATTCACCATGCCTAGCTGGACACGGGGTCCACCTGCCATTGCCCAATAAAAGGCATGGGTCTCGATGGGGTGTGGTAGAACCTGACCACATCTCCTTAGCCATGTTGAACCTGGACACAGGGCCCACATGCCATTGCCAACACTAGTGTCAGATTCAACACGACTAAAGTGACAGGCGTTGTCTTCCATACTCATTGCCCTGGGGTAGATAATCGTCCTATCATGAATAAATGGAAAAGAGTATGAGACCCAAGATCAGCCTGAATACGATTTGGGATCTTCTCTCGGGGTGCCCCGAAGGCAACGTCCTTTGCAATCTGAGATGGGCCACGTGTCGCCCCCAAACTGTTCCCCAGCGCGGGTAACGAGCTGGGTGAGCGGACACATGTCATTTGCCTTGTGCGCGTTGTCTGCTATGGGAACCCTAGTTCCTAGGTAACCGACAACGACGGATTGAGTGAAGACCTCAACAAATATGGCCGTAGATTGTGCGATAGACTCTGTGATGTCTGGAGACAATACACTCCTATTCTCTCCTTCTCCGTTGCGCTAGTTCTCTTCCCCAATGACATTTGTCACACCACTTTATTTTGGTCGCTGCCATTTGGAAGAAAGAATGGGGAACGAGACTGCCCGGCCTCACGAGCTGTACCCTGAACATAAGTACCCCTCAACCCTATCGGGACACTCACGCCCTCTGCAAGGAACTAGAAACCTCACAGAGGCACGGGTTTAGTCTAGCTGGAGCCACCAGCCTGCCACACCAACATGACGAGTTCGAACCACTCACCATCTCGGTGCATTGTGAATGGCTTTACCGGTGCCTTACATGGTTGAGCAATGAAGCCCTCATAGTTTGCAGCCTGAATGGTTCAGAATCTGCCCAACCTCATGCTCATTCCTGCTCCTTGCAGAATGAGTGAATGAAGATCACAAAAGAGGAGtgtggattttaaactctcgaggAAACATCATCTCGTTGTTTGTATGTTGCTCAAACAGTTCCCTCGAGCAAGAATGAGTGAATGAAGATCACAAAAGAGGAGtgtggattttaaactctcgaaGGAACATCATCTCGTTGTTTGTATGTTGCTCAAACAGTTCCCTCGAGAGTTCAGAATAGTTTCCACACAAAAGAGAACGACTAGAGGAGAAAAGatcactagtggagaaaccatctttgcccGGTCGACCAAAAACcacattagtcccggttgcaataaaaaatcgggactaaagttggtttttagtcccggtttataaacAGAATGGGACtacgtgatctttagtcccggttcacatGCTGTGAGGTGTTGTCAGGGCCCtccaggatctttagtcccggttggagaaCTAAAGTTCggatctttaatcccgattAAAGATCACGATGAtctttggtcccggttggtgttactaaccgggactaaagatcaaaacgcactatataatccctattacttatCGTCTTTTCCCATCCACAcaaactcctctctctctattttcaTATCTAATCCTTatctcttcccttcctccttatctcttttctttccttatCCCTTCGCGTGTGGCTGAAGTGCGCAGCAGGAGGGGGAGGGTGGGCCagacggtggcggccggcgttGCGGCGCGGCAAAGTGGCGgccggggaggcggcagcggctgagccggccggcggcttgcgttttttctcttttttttgaagaatttgTGATCCATGTATAGGTTGAGAtgaagaatttgtgattcattgcatgaattgagatgtataatttcttttttagaatctgtgattcattgcatgaaTCTGAGATGTATATGATTTGTGTATTTGGGATGTTTatttgatttggggtttgatttgggatctATAATCTGTGGtgtatatgattgatttgtgtatttgggatgttactttgatttggggtttgatttaaGAATATGCATCCCACataatttgggagaaaataaattagagattgAGTAGTAAGTAGcaataaatgaaaataaaaaaactaatcagGACTGCCTctcccatctttagtcccgagtaTTTGAATCGggactaaggccctgtttgattcagcttaagattattataatctggattattaggagtaagctgaaacaaacaagtagattattatgctagattattataatctataagtcagattactataatccaataatctcctCTAGGGAAGCTTTTTCCatattattgagtggctaaagacccaccacccttagatgcctctaataatccagaaaaacaaacaactcgtagcttattttatgttagcttattataattcagcttagagtaatctgatttaataatttagattacaataatcttaaactgaaacaaacaggacctaaagatagggatctttagtcctgaatTTGTAGTCCCGAAACTACAAGGGGTtacgaactgggactaaaaacgatttctCCATCAATGGATGCTCACCATGTGTCATTCTCATTTCCATCTGAGTCCCACGCAAACCAGGTCAGCTCAAGCTCGAGCACCGAGCCCTACCCCTACGTCGATCGATCTGCACGGACTGCACCCGGTCGAAACGTAGCCAGGCAATGGCGCAATGCAccacgcgagagagagagagagagagagagagagagagagcagttTCCATTTCCGGCGCTCCAGCCCTGCCCCACCGCGAAAGCCCCCCTCACCTCCATTCCTTCCATggcggcctccctcctcctcctcctccactgcaCCCTCCTTTATTACTCCACTCCAACCATGGCGTCCAGTCGTCCACACCCCCCACCATCCCCACCTTAAAGACCGGAAGAACGGCAACTCCCCAACCCTCTTGTTTCTTCGAGAGCGAGGTGAAGATTTGTTTCTTGGTTTGTGTTCttggagtggaggaggaggaggaggagttggatATGGGGCGCGGCAAGATCGAGATCAAGAGGATCGAGAACTCGACGAACCGGCAGGTGACGTTCTCGAAGCGCCGCGCCGGGATACTCAAGAAGGCCCGCGAGATCGGCGTGCTCTGCGACGCCGAGGTCGGCGTCGTCATCTTCTCCAGCGCCGGCAAGCTCTCCGACTACTGCACGCCCAAGACCACGTCCGTGTTTcccccgtctctctctctcctcttccttgttttttttttcttttcttcttttcttgctcttAATTTCAGTGTTTCCTGAGATATGCATGTTCTCTTTGCATTGTGTTTGGCCtttaatttgatttgtttttttggcgTTTTAGGCTGTCAAGGATCTTGGAGAAGTACCAGACCAACTCCGGGAAGATACTCTGGGATGAGAAGCACAAGGTGCGTGCTTttctggattattttttttccaaacttttatTCCTACAAAATCGAATagaaatgctaaaaaaaatgtattcttGGAAAACGTTTCAGAGCCTCAGCGCAGAGATCGATCGTGTCAAGAAGGAGAACGACAACATGCAGATCGAGCTCAGGCTAGTGTCCCAACTTATTACTATCATGCATCTTTATTTCTTTCGCTTCCTATTAATTAAAGAGACAACTATAAATCACCCATTGTAGCGTTTTCAGCTTTAGATTTTGCTCTTGTTGGGGACATCAGGGATGGTGGTGATTTGTCAAGCCTGTTCCATGTTGCAGGCATATGAAAGGGGAGGATCTGAACTCCCTGCAGCCCAAGGAGCTGATCGCGATCGAGGAGGCGCTCAACAACGGCCAGGCCAATCTGCGGGACAAGATGGTGATTACTGTCTTTGAAGCTTGATGTTTACTTCAGCATGGCATGCAGAGATTGCAAGTGCCGCATCTCTTCTTTTTCAGAGAGAGTTTTTGTTTCTGATGTCACCTTTGTTTCCATGATGTTGCAGATGGACCACTGGAGGATGCATAAAAGGAATGTATGAGCTCTAGATATCTGGATGATTCTTGTGCTTCTTTTGTGGATGATGAAGTCAATATCTTTTGCAAGCTCTGATCACTCACCTCACATGTCTCTGTGTTCGGCTGCAGGAGAAGATGCTGGAGGACGAGCACAAGATGTTGGCTTTTAGGGTGGTAATTTCCTTCAGAGTAACTTGTTTTTCTATTGAACTTTCACTTGAAAAATTCCTTGTGTTCTCATTTCTATTTCTAAAAACCATCTGAAATTGAGGACAAATACCATCTGATATAACTACTCTAACTGTTCAACTAGGTTCGATAATAAGTGACCTTTCGTAGTTGCGCCTATCACTACTTTAGCTATTTTTCAGTGCCATGCTCATTCTAATGCGGTCACTTAGATCACTGGTCAATATTCAATCAGAACCATTCTACGCAACAAATCTCTAGACTAACTACCCCTGCATTCAGAATTCATATAGCGATTGAAAATTGAACTCCGTGCacggtagtagtagtagtcagATCTATTGTTTCTAATCAATTGCTATATGGATTCAGAATGCAGGTGTAGTTTGTTCATATATGACAAAACATCCTATTGAATCTTGACCAGTGATCTAATTGACTGCTCCATTAGATGTTATCATCTATGAACAAACTACCCCTGCATTCTGGATCCATATAGCAATTGATCAGAAATGCCAGATCTGATTACTACTTCCCTGCACAGAGCTCAAACCTCAGTGAGGGAAGCTTTACTGAAAGAAGCCTGAAAGCTGAGAGTTCACTGAGCTCCTCCCCGTGTTTTCAGCACCAGCAGGAGGTCGAGCTGAGGGGCGGCATAAGGGAGCTGGAGCTCGGCTACCACCACGACGACAGGGACTTCGCGGCCTCGATGCCGTTCACCTTCAGGGTGCAGCCCAGCCACCCCAACCTCCAGCAGGAGAAGTAGGCTGCTGAGCACTGCCAATTTGGCTGAACCTCCTGCTTGCTAGCTTTGCATTTCCTCATGCGCTGCTAGATGTATCTGTGGTTTCTCTCATGCCTGTCTGAATGAACTCACACTGATGAGAGAGTGTCAGTTGTTTTGTGCTCCTCCCAGCATTAGCactcagaattcagaaatgaCTCAATGTCAGTTGCTTTTGTGCTTCTCCCAGCATTAGCactcagaattcagaaatgaCTCAATGTCAGTTGCTTTTGTGCTTCTCCCTGCTTGTTTAATTAGCCACTGTTCTTGTTTCCAGATGGTGAACAGTCAGTTTGTATTATCTAGTTATCTTGGCAAGGATCAGTAAAATTCACAAGTAGCAGCCAACTCTGATAATAATTCCATCTGTTTCATCGCTTGGAATGAATtgtatgggaaaaaaaaatcaatgcaaATCAAGAGATAACGAAACATATGATTCTGGAGTTCAATTGACCAGAATTTGCAAGAGCACTACATCCATATCGGCTATTGTTCTTATCTAGTAGGCTGTATGATTCTTGAATTCGCCAAGAAAAAGATCACCTCCTACATCACCTGAGCATGTCGCCATTGTCGATGAACGGGCCACTGAACGCCGGCGAGGCGCTGAAGTTGCTCCCGGCCTCGCTGAACATGGCGCTGTGCCCGTACGGCAGCGGCCGGTCCGGCAGCTCCGGGATGTCCATGTCCCCCTCCAGCATCTTCACCGCCTCGGTGATGGTCGGCCGGAGCGCCACCATGACGTGCGCGCACAGGATCCCGACGAGCACGAACCTCTCCATGGCGCCGCCCCGGGGGCTGTCCGCCGTCGACAGCGCGCCGTCGAGCACCTCCCTCGCCTGCCCGGCCTTGACGTGCGCCCACGCCCAGTCGGTGATCAGCACGGGGCCCGACGGCGCCGACATGTCCAGGACGCGCCGCGCGCTCAGCACCTCGAGCACCAgcacgccgaagctgtacacgtcgctcttCTCCGTCAGCTGCCCGTACAGCGCGTATTCCGGCGCCAGGTAGCCGTGCGTGCCGGCGACGCGCGTCGTGAGGTGGGACTGCCCCTCCCGGCTCCGCCTCGCCAGCCCGAAGTCCGCCACCCGCGCGCGCATGTCGCCGTCGAGCAGGATGTTGGTCGCCTTGATGTCCCTGTGGTAGATCGCCGGCTTCACGCCGTAGTGCAGGTACTCCAGCCCCTTCGCCACGTCCATGATTATGCTCCGCCGCTGCGCCCATGTCAGCGCCGGCCGCTTGCCGTCCCGGAAGATGAAGTCCTCGAGCGCGCCGTTGGGCATGAAGTCGTAGACGAGGAACTTCTGCTTCCCTtcctcggcgtcgtcgtcgacgatgcAGCAGCCGCGGAGCGGCACCAGGttgcggtggcggaggtggctGATGATCTCCACCTCGTTGGTgaactcctcgtcgccgccctccaCGTCCGGGTCGAGCATCTTCTTCACCGCGACCACGGACCCGTCCGCGAGCACGCCGCGGTAGACGGCGCCGAACccgccgcggccgacgaggTTGCGGTCGGCGAAGGCGTCCGTCGCCTTGGAGAGCTCGGCAATGTCGTACAGGATGGAGCCCGTGTTCGGCCGCGGATGCGACCGCCGCTCCGCCGATCCCTCCTTGGAGATCTCgtggatcttcttcttcttcttcttcttgtcatGCCTCCTCCAGACCAAGAACGCGAGGAGCGAGGCGAGCAGGAGGAATGCGACGGGGATGGCGGTGGCGTAGATGACCGTGTCGTGGGAtttgggcggcgcggcgggaggGGTGGAGAGGGCGAGGCCGAGGGTGCAGGCGGCGGTAGGTGGGTTGGTGGGGCCGGCGACGTTGGAGATGCCGGCGGCGTACGTGACGGTGAGGTAGAAGCAGTTGCGCGTCGTCGCGGCGCCGTCGGTGGTGGCGTTGGCGGAGATGTTGGCGGCGGCTTTgaggcgggaggtggcggcgatgcCCGCGTCGAGGCAGCGGAGGCAGTGCGGCGTCGAGGAGAGGTCGCCGCACGCGGAGTCCAACGCGGCCACGGAGTCGTTCCCGACGACCGCCCTGTACTCCGCGGCGGTGGTGACGCCGGCGCAGAAGGACGGCGAGGAGACGAACTGCTCCGGCGAAGGGAAGCAGGTCTGCACGAGGGACGCTCCCGGGAGGgagagcggcgccgccgacagCTTCGCCCCGTAGTCCTTGAGGCAGGCCGCGGACTCCCCCACCGACGGGATGCGGAAGTGGCCCGTGGCGCGGACCTGCTCCGCGAGGCCGATGGCGAGCACGGACAGCAGCGTATTGCAGCACCTCGTCATGTTCCCCGCCCCGCCGGCGCACAGGTCGGCGTCCCACGGGAACGTCGTCACGTAGCTCAGATCGAGCGGGCACGTCGCGTTCCCACCCCCGCCCGCCCCATCCACCCCCTCCATCGAGcgggcgagcagcagcagcagcgccatgGCGACCGCCCTGAGCAGCGCCAGGCTCGGCATTTCCGCGAACAGTTGCTGCGCGCGGAAGACGAGTGGTGGAGCAGAGCAGCTTAGCTAATAGCTAGGCAGGGGGTgggtggtgtggtggtggtgagcaGTAGTAAAATGCGGCGGCTATAGATGAAGGTGGCGTGTACGGGATAAATAATTTATACGTTGCGCGGAGCTTTTCGTCTCGCTCCGGggaggatgacaggtggggcccacctcgcCGGGGAGGCTTGACGGCGACGTAGGCGACGCCGATGGCCGCCGGCGGGGTCCACCGGAAGGTCGCTCGAAATGAGGAGGACGAGAGGTGGGCCCACGTGGTGGCCGAAAAGAAAGTTTCTGATATGAGGTCAAGGTTTTTTTTAATGACGTGGCGTAGATTAGAAGATACATGATGACGTGTCAGAGTGGATTAGTGCTTGATTTCTAGTACTAAATTCTAATGTTCCTGTCTTTTGGCTCTAAGCTATCCATTTGTTTACTGTTTGTACCATCCTACTCTTAGATTGATATGTAACGTTAAATCACTAGCGGCCTCATCATTTGGCATATTTTCTGAatatggcatatttgcaaatgaaaatcaatttgtaaataaaacttttatatatatgtacttttagcgatctaaaagcaaaggctgaaaaataaacttcgatgaaaaaacctcaaattcagctccaaatttaacgttgaaaatttaaattttggctgataagcatatgaatatgccaaacgatgaAGCCCTAGCAGGCTATTTCGTTTGAATAATCAATGTAAAAGAAATCAATTAGGACTTTTGTAATATCGAGCTTGTTtactttgctaccattttcaaccttaccaagttttgacattgccaaattttagtaagctaaggttgtcaaaattttgtcaatgttgctaaattttggcaagatttcatatgtatttactaaaatttggcaacaaactaaatatagccatttTACTTTACCAAAAAATGATAAAGTTAAAAATGATAGCAAATTGAACAAGCCCATCAAGTTGGGATGTTCCCCTAATATTTCTCCCTCATCCACCATAACCCGAATAATCTTATAATCCCCATCTCACTACAACAAGTATGccattatttaattatttattatttctgGCCCTTGTAGCTTTTCAGCCTAGCTCGTTCTCGTCGTCATCCTTACCTCTCCACGACTTTTGCCATAAAAGCGATACGGAGTATTCTTTTTCAGCTAGCTTCCATCACTATTGTGGAAAATCTACAGCACCATTGCTACTTATAGGGATAAAACGGTTCAAATAAAAGCTCAAACTATTTCTTTTTGGAAACGTGATTGAACGGTAGATCCAGATTCAATAGTAACGATATTGGTACTATTGAAACatcgaaaaaaaatatctaaaatagAATTACCAAAATAGAGCATCCAAACAAATATATCAAGGGGTAAATAAGTCATAGTCATGTTTACATTACAAATTAACGTCACATGAAACTATTAGTGAACATTCAAAGCTATAACTGGTTTGAATACATCATTAAAATTGAATAATCGATAACAGATAAAGATTATGCTTCTTTATATTCGGATCGGCTGTCGGTAAACCGTATACTATTAAAACGATTAGAATAAAACTCTTGAATATTTCGATAACAGAtaaatattatgtttctttttattcGGATGGGCAGTCAGTAAACCGTATACTACTAAAACGGTTCGAATAAAACTTCAACATTTCCGGACAATATACAATCGAAATAAAATGGTTGGCACAAATCAACTGAAAGGTAGGCGGTATGATTGGGAAATTTCCTACCATTTTCACCTTGTGTGAGGTTCTATAGAAGTATAGACATAATAGCGTATCCCTGTCCCATGGTGCATGCCAGCAGAGCCCGATACAAAGCGTGCATGGTACAACCAACTACGACTCACAAACTACTATGTTTTAGCGATTGCTAACCTTCTGTTGACGAAAAATTCATCCCCAAATCTTGCAGGTTTTAGGCCACCGAACGTGCTTTGGgattggagggaggaggaagaagggggagatCCCCAGGTTTAGAGTGATGACCGTAGGAGGCAGCGCAGCGGGAGGGTGATAGT contains these protein-coding regions:
- the LOC127773898 gene encoding MADS-box transcription factor 4 isoform X1, with protein sequence MGRGKIEIKRIENSTNRQVTFSKRRAGILKKAREIGVLCDAEVGVVIFSSAGKLSDYCTPKTTLSRILEKYQTNSGKILWDEKHKSLSAEIDRVKKENDNMQIELRHMKGEDLNSLQPKELIAIEEALNNGQANLRDKMMDHWRMHKRNEKMLEDEHKMLAFRVHQQEVELRGGIRELELGYHHDDRDFAASMPFTFRVQPSHPNLQQEK
- the LOC127773897 gene encoding probable receptor-like protein kinase At1g11050, which produces MPSLALLRAVAMALLLLLARSMEGVDGAGGGGNATCPLDLSYVTTFPWDADLCAGGAGNMTRCCNTLLSVLAIGLAEQVRATGHFRIPSVGESAACLKDYGAKLSAAPLSLPGASLVQTCFPSPEQFVSSPSFCAGVTTAAEYRAVVGNDSVAALDSACGDLSSTPHCLRCLDAGIAATSRLKAAANISANATTDGAATTRNCFYLTVTYAAGISNVAGPTNPPTAACTLGLALSTPPAAPPKSHDTVIYATAIPVAFLLLASLLAFLVWRRHDKKKKKKKIHEISKEGSAERRSHPRPNTGSILYDIAELSKATDAFADRNLVGRGGFGAVYRGVLADGSVVAVKKMLDPDVEGGDEEFTNEVEIISHLRHRNLVPLRGCCIVDDDAEEGKQKFLVYDFMPNGALEDFIFRDGKRPALTWAQRRSIIMDVAKGLEYLHYGVKPAIYHRDIKATNILLDGDMRARVADFGLARRSREGQSHLTTRVAGTHGYLAPEYALYGQLTEKSDVYSFGVLVLEVLSARRVLDMSAPSGPVLITDWAWAHVKAGQAREVLDGALSTADSPRGGAMERFVLVGILCAHVMVALRPTITEAVKMLEGDMDIPELPDRPLPYGHSAMFSEAGSNFSASPAFSGPFIDNGDMLR
- the LOC127773898 gene encoding MADS-box transcription factor 4 isoform X2; its protein translation is MGRGKIEIKRIENSTNRQVTFSKRRAGILKKAREIGVLCDAEVGVVIFSSAGKLSDYCTPKTTLSRILEKYQTNSGKILWDEKHKSLSAEIDRVKKENDNMQIELRHMKGEDLNSLQPKELIAIEEALNNGQANLRDKMMDHWRMHKRNEKMLEDEHKMLAFRHQQEVELRGGIRELELGYHHDDRDFAASMPFTFRVQPSHPNLQQEK